The DNA sequence ttgtcattgaaatagttctctaaacaaattaaaaacaaaaactcacgcacttggagcagaaaattggcgataAACACGTTGATATCTCTCAGCTCGTTCtttgaaactaaattttttttagcaattaGACATCTCTCTGTGATTTGCTCGATGTGTTCCTGTTTTCCTGATGCCATACAAACACGTCTGGGCAGCAACTTACTGAGACAATCTATAGCTTTCCTCCGCCttcgaaggaaaatttgaaggaggcgCTGATAAAAAAGCCGCCAAAATCTGAAACGCTATTTGAATGTCAACGATgcacgattctgattggctagcaaaggcctttacgctatcgttgattggttatacgtccacatgtgaaaacagctgtacaccattctgattggctgtataggcttttttcacatgtgaaaatataaCATATAGAGttctacaaatgagctttacggaatgaaattctcgtgttacgtgtaataaaaGACATTAGGAGATAGATCTTTTATAGTAGCTGCTTCAAATTTACGGAATAATTTGCCTCTTGAAATTAGGAAAGCGCCAAACATTGataattttaagaaattaGTTAAGACATTTGTATTCAATAAAGCTTTTTTAATATATAGTTAAGGTTTAATAAGGTtatattttacattatcttTTATATTGGTAGTCTTTAATCTACTGTTGTGTTAATTATTTATGTAAGTAtattagtaattattataattttttaagttagcgcaaatgaaaataacccAATTGATATTTGCGCTTTataagtgaaataaataaataatttatttatttaaatttctttgttacAAAATTTTATGGTTGTATTGTTACATAACGTACGTCTTAAGAAAATACTTTGCTCAAGCGTACTTCGGAGATCGGGATTTTGAACTAGCACTTGTTTTGGGATTTGCAATAAGCAAGTTGGTCTTTCATAAACACTTGCTTCGAGTATACCTCAATCTTTTATTCTGAAATGATGGTACCTGAACCAATAAATAGATTTGttagaaaataattaacattatCAAAATCTGTATTTACATTTGCTGTTTCTATGATGTTTTGCTCCACACCGTCTCCTCGTTGCATTATACTTACTTAGCCTGCGAGCAAGCTCTTCGAGGCATTGGGGCTGAGGATTGAATGAGAGCCTGCCCacattgctttgaattttgaatgGCACCTCTCTGAGCGAGCTGTCAGAAATCGACCAATCAGCGCGCACCGGACGTAAACACGAATGTAAACATTGACAACACGTTCTATGCCAGTAATTAGGTTACCATGGCTGAAGCAGAAACTCcggaaaaaatatataaaggAAAAAAGCCTTTCGTCGGAAAGTCCAAATAACTACTGTAGATGCTGTAAAACGGTATTAAGAATACTGTATGGAAGTACTTGGAAGTCTGTTTCCATGGAAAATTTATTTCGTCCGTGGGGAAGAAGGGCATCGAAGGCGAGATTTTATCATACcaattaaaaaagcaaaaacaaaaaaaaaaaaacagggatCACCATAGAAAGATTTCCTTCTCCGAAAGACTCTGCAAACCATGCGCAACTAAAATAAGAAGGACATGTGAAGTATTCAGTTTATACGATCAATAGTACAAATTCCAAGTTTGTTACAGTTCGGAAAGAAATAAAGGTAGAAGTCGCGAGTAATGATGAGCCGGAAGCCTTGAGAACTAAAAGAGGGCTTCCAACATCTGTTTCGACGCGCCATCGAGGCCCCCTCGTCAAAATAATTCCAAGAATTTCGCGTGGAAACGACAACAGGGACAGAGGACTAACGCGGTTTGAAATCGCTCTCGTTCTATTTCGGCCGCTATAACAAAGACTTGGAAAATCGGACTCTCCCCGAATCCCGTAGGTGAGACAGCGACGACATCGTCTCCATCCAACAAAGAAGCCACGGCATCGCGCTGTTCGACGTTCAAACTTACTGTAAAGTCACAAAGTTTATCTATTGCTTTCCGCAAAGATACATCCCTGTCCACCATTTTACTCTTCTCTTATACCGGAAACTGACAGAGCTTTGACGTCACCGAGCAATTAATTTCAGCCAATCCGTATTTTGCATTCAAAGTTTGCAGGAGCcattcaaaattcaaagccGTTACTTCCCTCCAACAAACGGACTATAAGAAAACTAATAAAACTGTATAGTGAGACCTGAAACGAGTTGTCCAAGTAGTGAAATCAGTGCTGATAGTATCAGTCAATACATATGGGAATCTTGGAACCTGATCGGTAAGCGATGTTCCCGATGTTTACAAAGAGGTTCCTTGGGGACAACAACATCCGATGACTCAAGTGGTCTTAGAGCCTCTACCGCCACACCCTGAGGTTCCTCCGTTCCTACAGCACTTGGACTTTGCAACTTCTTAGCAAAACTAACATTAGGCCTCTTCACAGATCCATCTTTGTCAGCACACACCACCATGTCTGAACCATCGAAACCTGTTACAATGAACTGTTTTGGTTTGAAATTAGGGTCTAGCTTAGACCGGTTTTCATGTTTGAGCACTACTGTGTCTCCAACCTCAACCTTACTCTCTGAAGTATTCCTGTCTGCATATGCCTTCATACGCACCTTATACTCAGCATCATTATCTCTAATAACGACCTCTTTACTCCTAAGTGATGTTTCCAGTTGTAAGATCTTTTTCCTCATTTCTCTGCCAAACATCAGAGCAAATGGTGTGCATCCCGTTAAGCAACTAGAAACTTCCTGAACTCAACCTGAGGAACCTTCTTCTCCacacaagttattttcaacactTTCAAAATGGACCTGTTTGTCCTCTAAACCAAACTGTTAGTTGACTACTGACTGCCATGAGTCTccaaattcaatttaaacTCACTGGAAATGAACTGCGGTCCATTATCCGTTCTTAAAGCTTGTGGATAACCAAACCTACAAAAGATAGTATCCAGAAACTCAACCACTTTGTCAGTCTTAGCTGACTTCAACAATCCAACTTCAAAAAATCTGCTATAATAATCTAtgggcgaatctttgctgacgtcattgtttacatttttgctcattagcatacgacctACCTATTaaagaagcagtggccgtatatatgagctaaatgcaaaagttgaaagagctgattaagttgagcaatttgtgcaattttcagctctttgcaagcagtattgaaggaaatatcagacatcaaaaactgcgaaattgctgcgtggcaaaaaagttaatgagccgtacatccccggtaaaatttggagtttttttctccgaaaccattcgatgaattggactcaaactttcagagaaaacttaaactgttatgccctttcaatattcagagtttttattttattagcgtcatcagatagtaataagcatatgttaatgaggcaaaaagtgtaaacaaagattcgcctataacAACTATCACGCTGCGTCCATCTGGCAAAGGACCAAGGAAATCACAACTACAAAATTGCCATGGACCATCTGGCATCTTCGTGGGTGTTATAGGTACGGGGGGTTCAGGACCTGCTACCAACTGGCAAGGCTCACATGATTTGCATTTGCCTTCAACATTTTGATCCAGCTTTGGCCACCACACCTTTGACCTTAGCCTCTGATTACATTTGACGATCCCTTGATGAGCCTCGTGGGCTAGTTCTAGCATTATGCCTCTAAGACTTGAAGGTATCAATATTCTACTGCCTCTCAAAATAACTCCATCACAAACACTCAGCTCATCCTTCACCGCTTTCACACTCACACTGCATGTATCCTTACCTGTTGTGATTGCTTCCTTGATTGTCTGGATCTCTGGACAAAAATCTGTTGCTACCTGTATCTCACCCCATAACATGGCGTGTGGGACAGCGTCTACACTTAACATTCCTATGTAATCTTTAGCATCATCAATCACCTACTAACAGGAAACTGCACACAAAAAAGTTACTGAATGACTTAaggttttcttcttctcagCGTCGGCAACTCCTTCTTCTATCTGATTTTGAGTTCCTTTTCTACAGTCAGGTTTTCTCCCTTTTGGCGTGAATTGCTTCGAACTCCCCTGTGACCGCTTTATTTGCTACAGAATTTCGCACCAGGAAGAAAGGACCTTTCTGAAAGGACCTTTCTGTCCACAGGTGTTACAGGTTTGGGTTACAGCATTTTTCCTTGTCACTCGCGCGATGACCTTCGCGATTACACCGAAAACATTTGACTGTAGTAACTCGAGCCAAAGTTTCCAAAGGTTCCACTTGCAATCGCACTTGCACACGCAGTCGCGCTATTGCTTCCCGCTTTGATCAACAAAACCGTATTTGCAATCTCAAAAGCTTCATCCAGCGACATTGTTCCTTCCTTTTCTGAGAGTTTCTTCGCTATCGCTTTGTTATTGATTCCTTGAATGAACTGCTCGACCAAACAGTCGTTGAGGGTCCATCCTGGATACCCACAATAACGAACGCCTTGTCTTAGCCTAACTTCAAACTTCATGACTGACTCGTTCTACCCTCGCGTAGTAGAGCGAAACTTGGCCCTTTCCATGGGAGTGTTTTGGGTTGAACCATAATGACTTTTCAATTTGGCTGTTAAATCATCGAAAGCAACATTCTTCGGTGTCTCAGGCGCTACCAGATCTCAGAGGGTCTCATATTGAATGCTCTAAAGTCCGCATAACAACAAACTGACCTTCTTGTTATCTGTCGTTCCCGCCATAGTCATGAAACATTCTAACCACTCCAAATACGTTTCCGCATCACTTCCTTCCTCGAAAGTCGGAACTGGCACACCTATCCACATCATTATGTAAATCCTCGTCGCCTATTTAGTGGATCTGTACTCGATCGACtatttataaaattttaataacaTAACTTGCAACCTACAGTACAACACTTCCGTGGCCGCTACAATTCGTTTGACCACGTGTCCTCTAATTTATGCTAATAAATTACATTCCTAAGAGACCCCCTGATTTGCTGTGTTCTTTCAGCTGTTTTGTCCGGTTGTATTTATAAGGATTTCAACCCAGATATACATctacattaaaagaaaaaaggccaCTGAGCCTCTTTATTTCCCTCTCTCTTCCTGAAAGAATTTCGACCAACCATTCAGTAGCATTAACTGCAGAAACTCGTCTTTCGATACGATTCTGGCAAGGTGAAAGTAAAAGAACATAAAATCAATTCCAACACAAACACcgttattacatttttaagAAATGGAGTCACTAGGAACCCAAATCTCTTTTTGCCACACTACGATATCAGATTTTATTAAGCCAAAGATCTTTGTTCGAAAACGTTTAAGGATGGATAGAGCCCCAGAAGTCCCGTACATACGTacattcatgtttttttttttatttaaacacgataGAAGACTGAAAAGAGCCGTATCAGGGGGGTCGTGTGCCCCTCAACGATATTTAACTGTGGTGACAATCCCTAAACAAGCAACGTTTCAGCGTCATATTCTATGCTCAACTCTCGGCGAAAGCAAGTAGAGGAAACCGCATTAAGTGGATAACTGAGGTAGAAAACGTAACACAGAAAGACATTGGTCCTTACAACCTTTGGAAGCCAAGCAGCCCTcgatctgaaaaaaaaaagaggatcACGCTAGTCTTACACACTCTTCCCGCTTTCCCATTCTTCTCTTCCCTACTAGATAAGGAGAGAAACAAATTGTCCAAACCTGTCATACTGAAGAGACCGTCTCATAAGCCGCAGATTCGTACAATGGGTTTTCATTCTGCTGCTCGGGATAAGTCTCTCTCATCGGGATTTCTTGGTATTCTCTTTCTTCAATCTCCGCATATAATTCGTTTGCATTTTCAGAAGGCGATGTAATAACATTTGCTGTCAAATTGCTgccaaaaatgaagaaaaaagaccGAAATATTCAGAGTTACTCCGTCactatcactttgtcgggcattgtggcagatttttttttaatttcaacaccATGTCACAGTAATTGGAAAGCGATCCTAGACGAAGTCTATCCTGGGTCTTATGCAGGCTTGGCTGCCTTGGCTTGCTATGACTCCCATGATCAAGTTATATAGCGCTTTATGATACTGTGAGTATCAAATCATCTCGGTAGGCTTAGCACGTCAAGCAGTTGCAGACAACTATAAAGAGGGAATTTATGCCCGATGTAACACCTTATCGGAATCAAGGACGATGAGGTTatacaaatgaaacaatagaagccaaaacaataaccaaaccctACATGAGTTAacgaaatgaaggaaaaaatatcacaggttcttacaaGGAGGTACAACTAAAAATGGCATTCTGGGGAATCAATTGTATTTTACACACCTAAAGAGAACAACATTTCGTCATGATTTTGAAGGATTTAACAGCAATTTACGAATGCAGAGTTTACCTGAAATGAACGGTGCGCCTGGAGTTTCCACTTTCTCCTTTACTCTTCTTCAGTCTCCTGGAGAGAAACAGGCAAACATTCGGATCACTTTCCAGAGAAGTAAGAATTGTCGTGTATCATGAGACTGATATTCCAAGGAAATGTGTTCCCCCttgtgttttcaaaaagtATCTTTACTTGTAACATTTCAAGAAGCTGTTCCTTGTGGTAATATGACATGCTCGAACTCTGAATTGGAAAAGATATTATATAGCTAAGCAGGTGTAACTGATCTATTCCCGCGATTCCAACGGGTCATGATGGAGAATAAATGACTTTATAACAACTTTGTAGCGGCAAGCGAACATCAAGGCCGAATGTGTTGCCAAGAAAATCGCGACCGGGCAAAATACCAAAACGGGTATACTTTACGAAGACCGAAGTGACATTTAAATCGTGTTTATTGATTGATTTCGTAAACTCTAAGTAAACGATAAAACGCTGGCATAAGACATCTACATAAATAAAATGACACAAAGCATGTGGCGATCAGGAAAATATAGCTAAACATGCAACGTGCAAagacaaccaaaaaaaatgcgCCACAGCATAAACGAAATACGAAACAATACAAGCAAAACTATAAAACTAGTAAAGAGAAATCGATGTAAACAAATCATGACGCAGCCACGACGGCACGGTATGCAAACTACAATAATCACGCATAAGTAGTAACGAATACACTAATTAACAACTTGGGCTAGccataaaacaaagaagaaaaagtacAGATAAATGAACTTAAATATCGGTCCCGCGACACCGTAGGCCTTACAATTTCTTTTCGTAGACAACAACACATACACGCTCCGCACTAAATTAACCACACCCCAAAAATTATCTAAAGATCAAAGGGCAAATAACCTAAGGGTGACGTAAAGCCCTGTCTCGCAAATGTCACGCATTAACAAACTTGGTTAGAATGAGAAAGGCCTGATAAAACCCATGAAGATATACCCTAGGTTTAATTTCCTCCCCGTCTGAAATTGGCAACTTAacgatagcgctatccacagGATAGATCACTATTCTACGGATACGTGCTATCAAAACAGCAGGCTTCATAGTAGAGGTTACTGGGGTAAATATGCCAGGTgatgatatttcaaaattcgtCAAAATATCTTAATCACGAAAAGACGAGTAATACACTGCATAAACCATACTATAGGAATATACTGCAATGTTATctgcagttttcaaatttgtctgATTACTGCTGATCTTAtatttagccaatcacatttccCAAAAAATTGGGCTTGTAGTTTGAACTGAGTTATTCAGTgcatagtgatttatccggtggacaTCGCTACTCTAACAACTCGGCTACGCTACCCTCAAGCAAACGGCGCATGTGGTTTAACTATATAACATTATCCCGAATGTATATCGTCGAAGCCAAATCTATTTACCTTCTGAAATAAAGGAAAGCACCAGCGAGTGACAGGGCCACGATCACCAGACCCGACAAAGGAACGACAATCGCAACCACATTGACACCTGTTTAGTATGCAATTAAAATTAACAGGGGTAAAACGGAGCTCATGACCAGGGAAGATGTTACGGATAGTCGCACCACGGTCAAATTCTCATTCCACTTATTAGGCCCAAGGGCACATTTTACGGATTGAAACAAGTTCAGCCTCCTTCTCAGGACCTCTTCTGTCCCATGGCACCAGGTGGGAAGTCAAGGGGCTGGGAGCGAGGCTGTAAAGGCTACCAGggaagactgcaaaaaattatgataGTACGAAAGGATTGTGATGTAATACCCTCTTCGTATGATTGtctcttttgtttgttcttcCTGCTTTCCTCGTTTAAATCATCATTCGTTGACAATTGGTTTTCGGTGTACTTCGACCATATCACGTCAGGTCTTTGTTTCGTCGTTGAAATTGTGGGAGCCGGTGTGGCTAGttcagaagaaaataaaatagattAACAATTTCAAAACACTGCTATAACGATTTTGACATGGATTTATGTCACACATGCATTTGACTCATAGTCGTATCTGTCAAATTATCGGTATTGCGTTTTGCAACATTCgagcacttttttttaaataagtaCCACAACACAAAAATTCCCCTGCCAGAACTTACCTCTCCTTTCAATTAAACTGTAGGAAGCATTGAACCCAGTGTATGAGTCAGTCGCGTTTGACACAAATATCACGGAAGGTCTTTGTTTCGTCGTTGAAATTGTGGGAGCCGGTGTTGCTAgttcagaagaaaaaagaaatggatcaATAATTTCAAAGCACTGCTATAAAATTAGCAACTTCGATATTGACAGATGCATTTGACAACAAGGGTTATCAGTCCAATACACGGCATTGCGTCGAGCGAGTTTCAATTCTTTCCTTTAAGTGAGAACTAAAAAACAGAACTTACCTCTCCTTTCCTTTGTCAGAATGTTCTGGATGCCTGAGCTGGGCAGACGTGTGCTTGAGCGCTCCTGAAATttagccaatttttttttcgttttgtcgtatttgtttagttttgtgtAGTTCATTATGACAGGAACTGAAAAATTaaggaaagaaaatcaatCGTTACGCAACGAAATTGCCGATTTAAAAGCGAAACTGCAAAAGATTTTAACAGATTATTAACAGATGCATTTGACACCAAGCGTTATCAGCCCAATTCACGGCATTGCGTCGAGCAAGTTTCAATGCATTTCTTTAAGTGAGTACTACAAAACAGAACTTCCCCTGACACATCTTACCTCTGCTTTCAATAAAACTGTAGGAAGCATTGAATCCAGTGTACGAGTCAGTCGCGTTTGACACAAATATCACCAGCATATGATTTGAAGACGAGTAGAGTTCTTTCCCAGGAGGTGGGAGGCTGCCGTAGAATACTCCTAACACCTCTCCACTGACATGCTCTCCATCATAAACGATTAAATTGCTCGCGTCATTCTGTTTATGAAAACTAGGATTTGAAAAGGTTAATCGAATTCGATTTCCTGGACTGACAGAAATCTTCCAAGAGCAGTATTCTCCATCGGAATGCTTGTTTGGATAGTTTGGCGAATGAAAAGTTCCCTTCATTGCAGTTAACGTTTTGTTGCAACCTAAATAAAGACAATGAACCCTAAATTCACATTAATCGTTGACGGAATAATAAAACCATTTTGATAATCAAGTGGTTGAATGcaagagaaataaaaattttggcTATCACGTGTGAAATCGCACCGAAAGACAGATGGCATATaacaaaagaagcaaaaagaaaaactaggCCATAATGAAATCACTTACAAGAATGCGGAAGAAGTGACTTCGATGTACATTTTACTCTGAAAAATGGCGAAAAATATGCCCAGAAAACTAAGTGATATTCCAAAACAATTGAAGTACTTACATGACGAAAATAACATCTAGcgaaaataataaatgaagCAAGCGACAGCAGCAAGAATAACGTCTTGAAGACGacacaaatttaacaaacatAACGAAAGTAACAAATCCGGCTAAAACAACAGACTAAGGAAGCAATAGTcacaaaaacagcaaatgtTTAACTCGGGCAGGGGAAGGGTCAGTCAGcgcaaatgcaataaaaataacaaaaatgaaaaatctaGCGAAATATCAAATCAAGCAAGCAACAgacacaaaaataacaaaaagggAAGAAGAACCGCAAATATAACGAAAATTACAAATCTAACAAAAATAACGAATCAAAAAGcgagagaaacaaaaataaaatgtttacaaCGGAGAAGGCAAGGAGTGCCCACAACTTTATAACGACAATaacgaaaataacaaatagAGCGAAAGTAACAAATGAAGCAAAGGAAAGCAGCAAGAACAACAATTCTTGAAGACGAACAAGGGAACGGGCccttacaaataaaaaaaaaatcgacgaaaataacaaatgtAACGAAAGTATCAAACCAGGCAAGCGACAACCACAAATATAACATATGTTTACTGAACACGGACAACGGAAGGGGCCCCAgaaatgtaacaaaaataacGAAAGTAATAAATCAAGGAAGCGATCGCAacagacacaaaaacaacaattatttaaGACGGAGAAAGAAAGGGGGCCCCAGAGATATACCAAAATTAACGAAAATAACATATGTattaaaaaatagaaaacgaaGCTAgcgaaataattttgaaaccGGCTCTGGAAACTACTCAAATTGTTTCCGTAACTACTGGCCATGGTTAAGGATAGGAGTTCTTAGTTCGTTTTAAGTCGAATACGTGTTCATGTAACTGAGTGATCAACGGGTGAAATGCCTCGCTTTTGAACGTGCGTGATTGCGTGGTGTGTTACTTGACGCGATGAATCAATGTACTTCGTCAGCGTTGGATTGAACGCAGCCTCGGTAGGTGACGAATTCCACATGTTGCTAAAACGTTTTACGTCCGAgctacaacaacaaaaagaaagaaaaaaaagaaaaaaacaaggaaaaaagacggagaataaaaaaatcatcttCAATTCACGTCAAACTTTTAAATCCGAATAAGAACCGTTCTTTTGTGTTCTTTTCGGAGAAAAATGATTACATTGAAAACAGATTTTGGCAATAGCGGAAGCGCGTGTTCCACTTTCAAAAGCAATTCCCAAGGTTCCGCTATGTTAATAAACTTCTTTAATATGATGGCCTAAAAATGTGAGGGTATGTAGGAGAACATTATTAAACGGAAGTAGCCCTGGTATTACGGCAAGAGATATATAGATTAATACATGTTACGAGcctgatattgtttttattcacgagttttaaataccatatcgcgaacgagcgagtcttcgagcgagtgagggATATGGTATTTAAAACGAgtgaatgaaaacgaaatccggctcttaacatgtgttaatttgttttattgcaTATTATATGCTtgaaaaaatcaagccaccaagttgaagtacaagaaagcgttgataaaactgcaaagtaattcttcccgccaaatttgacgccaggcgtcagctaaaatataacgtgtaacccgattggtccaaccaagttattacaatttatttgattggacaattcaaacccgtgaagtgatatgatatcatttcactgagtgaaatagttaatttgttttattgcatattacatgcttaaaaaaatcaagccaccaagttgaagtacaagaaagtgttgataaaactgcaaagtaattcttcccgccaaatttgacgccaggcgccagctaaaatataacgtgcaacccgattggtccaaccaagttattacaatttatttgattggagaattcaaacccgtgaagtgatatgatatcatttcactgagtgaaatgatatcatgtcacttcacgggtatcattttttattcacggctttatcacactgatatccacacataatatataataaatagaAGTTATGGAGGCATAAGAAACATCTGCTACGGATGAGACTTGAAGACGTAAGAACCCGACCAAACGATCACACCTAGATGGAAACAAGCTAGCTAATATAAGAAGAGatgtcaataaaaataaacgcCACACGGATGCCGAGCTCGATGATATCAGGGCAAATATCATTCAGACCAACACATCACAAATGGTCgtaataatttttgtcatcgCATGAtgtaaaatgttaaaaaattgtAACACAGTGAATATTTTTAGCCAACATCTGCTGAAATACGGTGTAATACTTTGTTTAAGTTTAAGTGGAATTGAATAGGTGGGTGTGGTTTCGCAAAAGAGTCCTTTGGCAGATGGGCA is a window from the Acropora palmata chromosome 14, jaAcrPala1.3, whole genome shotgun sequence genome containing:
- the LOC141866567 gene encoding uncharacterized protein LOC141866567 isoform X1, yielding MLQSLPFLTVCVYSFSIIFHGVLISLVDPIKWPAGTYGMPKPKTGCPTADGFQWMTGSRSQDTNGDESKNRKSASFHLDAVVDKKKVERSFCLKTSTAKDENRTIWPSGQYCIYKKGNCSVNLNYGFVFWDDDDTLANMNSESGTLPDGEYGTDTEIDFCCSTDGNKDKPVVLPTKEPFYLLAYKLPRCQMVKWAVSTLEWIYYDTEHRRNFDDREGAYPYNAATDNPTIYYCHYRGCNKTLTAMKGTFHSPNYPNKHSDGEYCSWKISVSPGNRIRLTFSNPSFHKQNDASNLIVYDGEHVSGEVLGVFYGSLPPPGKELYSSSNHMLVIFVSNATDSYTGFNASYSFIESRVPVIMNYTKLNKYDKTKKKLAKFQERSSTRLPSSGIQNILTKERRATPAPTISTTKQRPSVIFVSNATDSYTGFNASYSLIERRATPAPTISTTKQRPDVIWSKYTENQLSTNDDLNEESRKNKQKRQSYEEGVNVVAIVVPLSGLVIVALSLAGAFLYFRRRLKKSKGESGNSRRTVHFSNLTANVITSPSENANELYAEIEEREYQEIPMRETYPEQQNENPLYESAAYETVSSV
- the LOC141866567 gene encoding uncharacterized protein LOC141866567 isoform X3, whose amino-acid sequence is MLQSLPFLTVCVYSFSIIFHGVLISLVDPIKWPAGTYGMPKPKTGCPTADGFQWMTGSRSQDTNGDESKNRKSASFHLDAVVDKKKVERSFCLKTSTAKDENRTIWPSGQYCIYKKGNCSVNLNYGFVFWDDDDTLANMNSESGTLPDGEYGTDTEIDFCCSTDGNKDKPVVLPTKEPFYLLAYKLPRCQMVKWAVSTLEWIYYDTEHRRNFDDREGAYPYNAATDNPTIYYCHYRGCNKTLTAMKGTFHSPNYPNKHSDGEYCSWKISVSPGNRIRLTFSNPSFHKQNDASNLIVYDGEHVSGEVLGVFYGSLPPPGKELYSSSNHMLVIFVSNATDSYTGFNASYSFIESRVPVIMNYTKLNKYDKTKKKLAKFQERSSTRLPSSGIQNILTKERRATPAPTISTTKQRPSVIFVSNATDSYTGFNASYSLIERRATPAPTISTTKQRPDVIWSKYTENQLSTNDDLNEESRKNKQKRQSYEEGD
- the LOC141866567 gene encoding uncharacterized protein LOC141866567 isoform X2: MPKPKTGCPTADGFQWMTGSRSQDTNGDESKNRKSASFHLDAVVDKKKVERSFCLKTSTAKDENRTIWPSGQYCIYKKGNCSVNLNYGFVFWDDDDTLANMNSESGTLPDGEYGTDTEIDFCCSTDGNKDKPVVLPTKEPFYLLAYKLPRCQMVKWAVSTLEWIYYDTEHRRNFDDREGAYPYNAATDNPTIYYCHYRGCNKTLTAMKGTFHSPNYPNKHSDGEYCSWKISVSPGNRIRLTFSNPSFHKQNDASNLIVYDGEHVSGEVLGVFYGSLPPPGKELYSSSNHMLVIFVSNATDSYTGFNASYSFIESRVPVIMNYTKLNKYDKTKKKLAKFQERSSTRLPSSGIQNILTKERRATPAPTISTTKQRPSVIFVSNATDSYTGFNASYSLIERRATPAPTISTTKQRPDVIWSKYTENQLSTNDDLNEESRKNKQKRQSYEEGVNVVAIVVPLSGLVIVALSLAGAFLYFRRRLKKSKGESGNSRRTVHFSNLTANVITSPSENANELYAEIEEREYQEIPMRETYPEQQNENPLYESAAYETVSSV